The Sediminitomix flava genome includes a window with the following:
- a CDS encoding glycoside hydrolase family 2 TIM barrel-domain containing protein, with translation MKMKRYWLIGCFLLCINHIVQAQNDWENEVVFERNKLPARVASYSYKTEKEALEGNREHARMLNLNGNWKFKFVSNTESRPMNFWETEFERKNWDEIEVPSNWEMKGYGQPIYTNITYPFTPNIQNATLSYDWKGPQPPLPPKIYRENPVGSYFRDFEVPSNWEDQSVILHFGGVSSAFYVWVNGEKVGYSQGSRLAAEFDVTNYLKEGKNRVAVQVFRWSDGSYLEDQDMWRLSGIHREVLLLAQPKLAINDFHVRTTFDSLMQNVKMEIRPELWMKMNPSELNDFSIKAMLYDENGHEVLDKHLSVSAEKVFLQRWPPRDLPKFALLEAEVKSPKKWSAEKPNLYTLVLSVHDADQKVVEARNHKIGFRKITFSPENTLLINGEETKIMGVNRHDHHPVKGKAVSRADMLAEVLQLKRFNFNAVRTSHYPNDPYFLELCDQYGLYVMEEANVECHHLGSFIPYEPSWSAPILSRVYRMVERDKNHPSIISWSLGNESGTGPAFAAAAGWVKDFDPSRFVHYEGAQGDPTHPLYQEGDNVGYTSQNWDAMANPDDPEFVDVVSRMYPNLHQVVNMSQSPYINRPIMMCEYMHAMGNSVGGLGEFWDFIRVTPNVIGGFIWDMRDQGLEKIGPDGKPYYAYGGDFGDVPNDENFCINGVFASDLAPHPQAYECKYVFQPIELKAVEIKKGLMSITNRFTFSDLEEYTIKWTVSEDGDEIQSGELANFELAAGEIAQIKIPVERIKYKSSSDYWLRLSVHEKQDRAWCKAGYEIAKEQLLLKARKEVGQTTKVKKEKSRVEETDQIIEVSGSDFKLTFSKETARLSSLNIEGSEYLVSAIKPNFWRPSIDNDVRGASNKGMRKSEKVWKALEDRFEVDQFSVSQQNGMVELKVLQSTKGIKLSTQYLISSEGEIEMEMTVDADSLITEDMVRFGFTMGVSDEFSLTKYYGNGPWESYRDRKRSVEIGVYEMLADDYFYNYVKPQENGNRTEVRWLEMKNKEGKGIRVEGLPEFNFSIWPYSAENIEQADHPYDLKAQGFYTLNLDLMQTGLGGTLSQTLPQYRISAGKYSHKISISLLKTLKSQ, from the coding sequence ATGAAGATGAAAAGGTATTGGCTTATCGGATGCTTTTTGCTGTGTATAAACCATATTGTACAAGCGCAAAATGATTGGGAAAATGAAGTCGTTTTTGAACGAAATAAATTACCTGCTAGGGTAGCAAGCTATTCTTATAAAACAGAAAAAGAGGCTTTAGAGGGGAATAGAGAGCATGCTCGAATGCTAAATTTAAATGGGAATTGGAAGTTCAAATTTGTTTCAAATACAGAAAGCCGCCCAATGAATTTTTGGGAAACGGAATTTGAGCGAAAAAATTGGGATGAAATCGAAGTGCCTTCAAATTGGGAAATGAAAGGCTACGGGCAGCCAATCTATACGAATATAACCTATCCTTTTACTCCAAATATTCAAAATGCAACATTAAGTTACGATTGGAAAGGGCCACAGCCTCCTTTACCACCCAAAATTTATAGAGAAAACCCTGTTGGAAGTTATTTCCGTGATTTTGAAGTTCCTTCAAATTGGGAAGATCAGTCTGTTATTCTTCATTTTGGAGGAGTTTCATCGGCTTTTTATGTCTGGGTAAATGGAGAAAAAGTAGGCTATAGTCAAGGAAGTAGATTAGCAGCTGAATTTGATGTTACAAACTATCTGAAAGAAGGAAAAAATAGAGTAGCTGTACAGGTTTTCCGTTGGAGTGACGGAAGTTATTTGGAAGATCAAGACATGTGGCGATTGAGTGGTATTCATCGAGAAGTTTTACTACTCGCTCAACCTAAATTAGCCATCAATGATTTTCATGTGCGAACGACATTTGATTCATTGATGCAAAATGTGAAAATGGAAATTCGTCCAGAATTGTGGATGAAGATGAATCCAAGTGAGCTAAACGATTTTAGCATAAAGGCAATGCTTTATGATGAGAATGGACATGAAGTGTTGGATAAGCATTTGAGTGTATCGGCAGAGAAAGTCTTTTTACAAAGGTGGCCACCGAGAGATTTGCCAAAATTTGCACTCCTTGAAGCAGAAGTGAAATCACCCAAAAAATGGTCTGCTGAAAAGCCCAATTTATACACTTTGGTACTTTCGGTACATGATGCTGATCAGAAAGTAGTGGAGGCAAGAAATCATAAAATTGGTTTTAGAAAGATAACCTTCAGCCCTGAAAATACCCTCTTGATCAATGGGGAAGAAACTAAAATTATGGGGGTAAATCGACATGATCATCACCCTGTAAAAGGAAAGGCGGTGAGTCGAGCGGATATGTTAGCCGAAGTTTTACAGCTCAAAAGATTTAATTTCAATGCTGTTCGAACATCGCATTATCCGAATGATCCTTATTTCTTAGAGTTATGTGACCAATACGGACTTTATGTGATGGAAGAAGCAAATGTAGAATGCCATCACCTAGGTAGTTTTATTCCTTATGAACCTTCGTGGTCTGCTCCAATTTTGAGTAGAGTCTATCGAATGGTGGAACGGGATAAAAACCACCCAAGTATCATATCTTGGTCATTAGGAAATGAGTCTGGAACAGGTCCTGCTTTTGCTGCAGCAGCTGGTTGGGTAAAAGATTTTGACCCTTCTCGTTTTGTGCATTACGAAGGAGCGCAGGGAGATCCAACTCATCCGCTTTATCAAGAAGGAGACAATGTTGGTTATACTTCTCAAAATTGGGATGCAATGGCGAATCCTGATGATCCTGAGTTTGTAGATGTAGTGAGTAGAATGTATCCAAATTTACATCAGGTGGTAAACATGTCTCAGAGTCCTTACATCAATCGACCAATAATGATGTGTGAGTACATGCATGCTATGGGAAATTCTGTAGGTGGTTTAGGTGAGTTTTGGGATTTTATCCGTGTGACACCAAATGTGATAGGTGGTTTTATTTGGGATATGAGAGATCAGGGGCTAGAAAAAATAGGACCTGATGGAAAACCTTATTATGCTTATGGTGGCGATTTCGGTGATGTTCCGAATGATGAAAACTTCTGTATAAATGGTGTTTTTGCTTCTGATTTAGCACCACACCCACAGGCTTATGAATGTAAGTATGTGTTCCAGCCTATTGAGTTAAAAGCAGTAGAAATAAAGAAGGGTTTAATGTCGATCACCAATCGATTTACTTTCAGTGATCTTGAGGAGTACACTATAAAATGGACAGTTTCTGAAGATGGAGATGAAATACAGTCGGGTGAATTAGCCAACTTTGAGTTGGCAGCAGGAGAAATAGCTCAAATAAAGATTCCTGTTGAGCGGATTAAGTATAAATCTTCATCGGATTATTGGTTAAGACTAAGTGTACATGAAAAGCAAGATCGAGCTTGGTGTAAGGCGGGTTATGAAATTGCCAAAGAACAATTACTGCTCAAAGCAAGAAAGGAAGTAGGTCAAACAACTAAGGTAAAAAAAGAGAAGTCACGAGTTGAAGAGACTGATCAGATCATTGAAGTCTCTGGCTCTGATTTTAAATTGACGTTCTCAAAAGAAACTGCACGCTTAAGTTCTTTAAATATTGAAGGGAGTGAATATTTAGTTTCTGCTATCAAACCAAATTTTTGGAGACCATCTATTGATAATGATGTCAGAGGGGCTAGCAATAAAGGAATGCGAAAGTCTGAAAAAGTATGGAAAGCATTGGAAGATCGATTTGAAGTTGATCAATTCAGTGTCAGTCAGCAGAATGGAATGGTAGAATTGAAAGTTTTACAATCTACGAAAGGAATAAAACTTTCTACACAATATCTGATCTCAAGTGAAGGGGAAATAGAAATGGAGATGACTGTTGATGCAGATAGTTTGATCACTGAGGATATGGTTCGTTTTGGCTTTACGATGGGAGTATCAGATGAGTTTTCGTTGACAAAGTATTATGGAAATGGACCTTGGGAGTCTTATCGTGATCGTAAGAGATCAGTTGAAATAGGAGTGTATGAAATGCTTGCCGATGACTATTTCTATAATTATGTGAAACCTCAAGAAAATGGAAATCGAACAGAGGTTCGTTGGCTAGAGATGAAAAATAAAGAAGGGAAAGGGATTCGAGTAGAAGGTTTACCTGAGTTTAATTTTTCAATTTGGCCATACTCAGCAGAAAATATAGAACAAGCAGATCATCCTTATGACCTAAAAGCACAAGGTTTTTATACGCTTAATCTCGATTTAATGCAAACAGGTTTGGGAGGGACTTTATCTCAAACTTTACCTCAATATCGAATATCAGCGGGTAAATACAGCCATAAGATAAGTATCTCTCTTTTGAAAACATTAAAGAGCCAATAG
- a CDS encoding SusC/RagA family TonB-linked outer membrane protein, which produces MKIKQHVNWRTKLQKLVLVSLLMTCLGAVYGQEVIISGTVSDNEFSLPGVNVSVKGTSSGTITDMEGRYKLNVAKGDVLVFSYVGYLSKEVEVGNSTVIDVSLEQDVEILDQVVVIGYGTQTKKEVTGAVNNVSAEALNNVPTSDLGASIQGAVAGVNVQASSGAPGQQANIQIRGVGSLTGSRDPLYVVDGIPYESNPNIAPSQIKSIDILKDGASAAVYGVRASNGVILITTKSGEQGKVKVDFTSWGGIQNITSGTELMNTHEQFYYDQVRSRALGIESTVLDVNPRALENDTDFIAAIQNDNAAIQNYEVNVSSGKGDMTLNANMNYFSQEGILINSNFDRLATRLTGQINKEKFKMFASIGFQNEERHREPWALYEQALRQPPWNTAIEDLPTNGDIIQIPDQNEITYSYLSGILSNTDIENVRRFNVAVNASYELVKGLTFRVRAGSNIQNSKRVQFQPKYLIYDFKGNYNPTASRPQARQEENYVWNERNTLENILSYDKSFGDHNFNVTAAYSLEKYVSENAGIEGVHSPNGNNDIQELGALTSTGNATGFKYVRSLVGMMGRFQYNYKRKYMVSASLRRDGTSQFSEANRFKTFPGVSVGWNIDQEDFWNVPFMNGLKFRASYAQLGNNRIGANPYQAIPVIEQGVNYIYGKEGELTSGLISRQFANQNLLWETSISTNIGLDMAFFDNKLQFTADVYQSDKDNMILGYQLPPSLGASITRPDYEIASYRAVTVNAGNMTNKGLELSLTYRNETPYGLKYSLGATFTKNRNEVTDLNGTERGFGGGRPSLTHSWMDQTTFFAVGHEAGSFFLVKTDGIIKTEEELAEYRQINPNAILGDVKYVDQLTVDTNGDGIPDSGDGKIDDNDRVYMGSGQADFESGMQLSLDYKGFDFFIQGYYSYGAEIFNGARLYAYAEGRHKELLGMWSPQNPNSDIPVAVDRQSENVRAYSDLWLEDGTYFRIRTLTLGYNFQKYVSGMGISKARLYLSAVNPFTFTKYTGYDPEVGGDGLSLRGVDRGNYPVSRQFLIGAQLSF; this is translated from the coding sequence ATGAAAATCAAACAACATGTTAACTGGCGAACTAAGCTCCAAAAATTAGTTCTAGTGTCATTGCTAATGACATGTCTAGGAGCAGTTTATGGCCAAGAAGTTATCATAAGCGGTACAGTCAGCGATAATGAATTTTCGTTGCCTGGTGTAAATGTAAGTGTGAAAGGTACTTCAAGTGGTACTATTACCGATATGGAAGGACGCTACAAGCTAAATGTAGCCAAAGGAGATGTCCTTGTATTTAGTTACGTGGGTTATTTGTCTAAGGAAGTTGAAGTTGGGAATTCTACAGTGATTGATGTGTCCTTAGAACAAGACGTAGAAATATTAGACCAAGTTGTAGTCATTGGTTATGGTACTCAAACCAAAAAGGAAGTGACTGGTGCTGTAAACAATGTATCGGCTGAAGCACTTAACAATGTTCCTACGTCAGACTTGGGAGCTTCTATTCAAGGAGCAGTAGCAGGGGTAAACGTACAAGCCTCTAGTGGTGCTCCTGGTCAACAAGCAAATATTCAAATTAGGGGAGTGGGTTCACTCACAGGTTCTAGAGATCCATTGTATGTGGTAGACGGAATTCCGTATGAAAGCAACCCAAATATTGCTCCTAGCCAAATCAAATCTATTGATATTCTTAAAGATGGAGCATCAGCAGCAGTTTATGGTGTGAGAGCTTCCAATGGTGTGATTTTGATTACAACAAAATCAGGTGAGCAAGGCAAAGTAAAAGTAGACTTTACTTCATGGGGAGGTATTCAGAATATTACTTCTGGCACAGAGTTAATGAATACTCATGAGCAGTTCTATTATGATCAAGTCAGATCACGAGCTTTAGGTATCGAGTCTACAGTTTTAGATGTAAACCCTAGAGCTTTAGAGAATGATACAGATTTTATTGCAGCCATTCAGAATGATAATGCAGCCATTCAGAATTATGAAGTAAATGTATCTTCTGGTAAAGGAGATATGACTTTGAATGCAAACATGAATTACTTCTCACAAGAAGGTATTCTTATCAATTCAAACTTTGACCGTCTAGCTACTCGACTTACAGGGCAGATCAATAAAGAAAAGTTTAAAATGTTTGCGAGTATTGGTTTCCAAAATGAAGAAAGACATAGAGAGCCTTGGGCTTTGTATGAGCAAGCATTGAGACAACCGCCTTGGAATACAGCTATTGAAGATTTACCAACAAATGGAGATATAATTCAGATTCCAGACCAAAATGAAATCACTTATAGTTACTTATCAGGTATTTTATCAAATACAGATATCGAAAATGTAAGAAGATTCAATGTAGCTGTAAATGCTTCTTATGAGTTGGTGAAAGGTTTGACGTTTAGAGTGAGAGCAGGTAGCAATATTCAGAATTCAAAACGTGTTCAGTTTCAGCCAAAATATCTGATTTATGATTTCAAAGGGAATTACAACCCTACAGCTTCAAGACCTCAAGCTAGACAAGAAGAGAACTATGTATGGAATGAGCGAAATACATTAGAAAATATCTTGTCGTATGATAAATCTTTCGGTGATCATAATTTCAATGTAACAGCAGCTTATTCTCTTGAAAAGTATGTGAGCGAGAATGCAGGAATAGAAGGAGTTCATTCACCAAATGGTAATAATGATATTCAAGAATTGGGTGCATTGACTTCTACAGGTAATGCAACAGGTTTTAAATATGTAAGAAGCCTTGTCGGGATGATGGGAAGATTCCAATACAATTACAAAAGAAAGTATATGGTATCAGCTTCTCTGAGAAGAGATGGTACATCACAGTTTAGCGAAGCAAACAGATTCAAAACATTCCCTGGGGTTTCTGTAGGTTGGAATATTGATCAAGAAGATTTCTGGAATGTTCCATTCATGAATGGTTTAAAATTCAGAGCAAGTTATGCACAGTTAGGTAATAACAGGATAGGTGCTAACCCTTACCAAGCTATTCCAGTGATTGAGCAAGGTGTAAATTATATATATGGTAAAGAAGGAGAATTAACTTCAGGGCTGATTTCAAGACAGTTTGCTAATCAAAATTTGTTATGGGAAACTAGTATTTCTACAAATATTGGATTGGACATGGCATTCTTTGACAATAAGTTACAGTTTACTGCTGATGTCTATCAAAGTGATAAAGACAACATGATCTTGGGATATCAATTACCTCCATCTTTAGGAGCATCGATCACAAGACCAGATTATGAAATTGCTAGCTATAGAGCCGTAACTGTGAATGCAGGTAATATGACCAACAAAGGTTTGGAATTATCTTTAACCTACAGAAACGAAACGCCTTATGGCTTGAAGTATAGCTTGGGTGCTACCTTCACTAAAAATAGAAATGAGGTTACTGACCTAAACGGAACAGAAAGAGGCTTTGGAGGAGGTCGTCCGTCATTGACACATAGTTGGATGGATCAGACAACGTTCTTTGCAGTTGGTCATGAAGCAGGATCATTCTTCCTCGTAAAAACGGATGGGATTATCAAAACGGAAGAGGAGCTAGCTGAATACAGACAGATAAATCCAAATGCAATTCTTGGTGATGTGAAGTATGTAGATCAGTTGACAGTTGATACAAACGGTGATGGAATTCCAGATTCGGGTGATGGTAAAATTGATGATAATGATAGAGTGTACATGGGTTCAGGACAAGCAGATTTTGAATCAGGTATGCAACTTTCATTAGACTATAAAGGATTTGACTTCTTTATTCAAGGGTACTATTCGTACGGAGCTGAAATCTTCAATGGAGCAAGATTATACGCTTATGCAGAAGGTAGACACAAAGAGTTATTGGGAATGTGGAGTCCTCAAAACCCGAACTCAGATATCCCTGTAGCTGTAGATAGACAATCTGAAAACGTAAGAGCATATTCAGATTTATGGTTAGAAGATGGTACTTACTTCAGAATTAGAACACTTACGCTAGGTTACAATTTCCAAAAATATGTAAGTGGCATGGGAATCAGCAAAGCACGTTTGTATTTATCGGCAGTAAATCCATTCACATTCACAAAATATACAGGTTACGATCCTGAAGTAGGTGGAGATGGACTTTCATTGAGAGGTGTAGACAGAGGTAACTATCCTGTTTCTAGACAATTCCTAATTGGTGCTCAGCTCAGTTTTTAA
- a CDS encoding family 16 glycosylhydrolase → MKIISVGLIFLLVLVQETFAQTPVSHPDFKWEKVEELSDEFDALDLQKWTNDPNDWGIWSWEPELAYVEGGDLKIKMIQDTHTRNNSEFYYKSGIIRNHETITYGYFETRMKGSERFPGACPAFWLYSINQPNPTEEGQSKYCEIDVVELTQREWNFDTNDWEGPEAIDMNLHAVVLKNGELAQIRPRSSPEIAKTKWYADFDPRDDYHTYGVLSRADSIFWYIDGIERGRKENLYWHLPMHITVSMGLRSPFERYDENGQRQPVPEATTTEGFPTHMHCDYVRVWEAAPQIISNPSQYETLSGALNFDCYFDAGSGFIASSGLNVRLQEMNENGQLVKEYTQTDNSIIGRAAGKLVVNMDISEVPFTSSLPNGNYYQIVASFISSKDGGITVNLSNQIVGIEVEELAITSTDHSSLGKIELFPNPAKDEIKILGIEEKCQMIIFDVHGKVHLRKQLTKDESIGISQLPIGVYCLKLESAQGERTLRFLKN, encoded by the coding sequence ATGAAAATAATATCAGTTGGACTAATTTTTCTACTCGTTCTTGTCCAAGAAACTTTTGCTCAAACTCCGGTCTCTCATCCAGATTTTAAGTGGGAAAAAGTAGAGGAATTGTCGGATGAATTCGATGCCTTGGATTTACAAAAATGGACGAACGATCCGAATGATTGGGGGATTTGGTCTTGGGAGCCTGAGTTGGCTTATGTAGAAGGTGGAGACTTGAAAATCAAGATGATTCAAGATACCCATACTAGAAATAATAGTGAATTTTATTATAAATCGGGGATTATCAGAAATCATGAGACAATCACTTATGGTTATTTTGAAACTCGAATGAAGGGGAGTGAAAGATTTCCAGGAGCCTGTCCTGCGTTTTGGTTGTACAGTATCAATCAACCAAATCCGACAGAAGAAGGACAATCTAAGTATTGTGAAATAGATGTGGTGGAGTTGACACAGCGCGAATGGAATTTTGATACCAATGATTGGGAAGGGCCAGAAGCCATTGATATGAACCTTCATGCAGTAGTCTTAAAAAATGGGGAATTAGCTCAAATAAGACCGAGGTCATCACCCGAAATTGCGAAGACAAAATGGTATGCAGATTTTGACCCAAGAGATGACTATCATACTTACGGTGTGTTGAGCAGAGCCGATTCTATTTTTTGGTACATAGATGGGATAGAAAGGGGGCGAAAAGAAAATCTATATTGGCATTTGCCCATGCATATTACAGTGTCAATGGGTTTGAGAAGTCCGTTTGAAAGATATGATGAAAACGGACAAAGACAGCCTGTTCCCGAAGCGACAACCACAGAGGGTTTCCCGACACACATGCATTGTGACTATGTGAGAGTGTGGGAAGCTGCACCTCAAATAATCTCCAATCCTTCTCAGTACGAGACGTTAAGCGGAGCGTTAAATTTTGATTGTTACTTTGATGCGGGTAGTGGTTTTATAGCGTCTTCTGGCCTGAATGTCAGATTACAAGAAATGAATGAAAATGGACAGTTGGTAAAGGAATATACACAAACTGATAATAGTATAATCGGAAGAGCTGCGGGAAAGCTAGTGGTGAATATGGATATCTCTGAAGTTCCATTTACATCCAGTCTTCCCAATGGAAATTATTATCAGATTGTTGCGAGTTTTATTTCATCAAAAGACGGAGGAATAACAGTAAATCTATCCAACCAGATTGTAGGTATTGAGGTGGAAGAACTGGCAATTACTTCAACTGATCATTCATCATTGGGTAAAATTGAGCTTTTTCCGAATCCTGCAAAAGATGAAATTAAGATTTTAGGGATAGAAGAGAAGTGTCAGATGATCATTTTCGATGTACATGGTAAGGTACATTTAAGGAAACAACTGACAAAAGATGAAAGTATTGGAATTTCTCAACTACCAATCGGAGTCTATTGCTTGAAGCTTGAATCCGCTCAGGGTGAAAGGACACTGCGATTTTTAAAAAACTAA
- a CDS encoding RagB/SusD family nutrient uptake outer membrane protein: MKNFKHIALSIFASGTLFLGSCDHNEFLTEVNPNAITESTFWKTEADAFSALTTVYGALQFQYVSGGGLTYEIAKSDLGGTNSWTRHFAYVALTVADNQTPVFNKWSENYVGIFRANQVIDNVPTMDALSEETKTEILAEARFLRAFFYFDLAHSFGQAIIRTTSDDETHKGLSSIAEINEQVIIPDLEYAMAHLPQTRPDAELGRVTWGAATTLLGKTYLYDKEWASAAENFKKVIDSGLYSLTSNFGDNFRHDMPYNSEAIMEVPYDGSINPGSGNPHYIDDDPNAAGGESTSLARWYGPYSLGGWQVVMPTYWIHELMTADEVAGGGQSSRYLATLAGRDLEGLYYGESGSELKSDVPRRWNFGESSYVKKYTNWYHLGEENNEWRSSINYKHMRLADVYLMYAEAVLEGEQNVETAIDYIDMVRERAGVITLQEYMDTNGTIPQLHVSQDLYGTRPEVVANVDNIRTHLRMVERPTELAFENVRWRDLVRWGVVGEVLTSHHNDEVARTAIGADPSRAPLFIEQRIRPDFVSNHSNYSAEDDDYFPIPAAEVQANDAL, from the coding sequence ATGAAGAATTTTAAACATATAGCTCTTTCAATTTTTGCATCGGGAACACTTTTCTTAGGAAGCTGTGATCATAATGAATTTTTGACAGAGGTCAACCCAAATGCGATTACGGAATCTACTTTTTGGAAGACTGAAGCAGATGCATTTTCGGCACTTACCACAGTGTATGGAGCATTGCAATTCCAATATGTAAGTGGAGGTGGACTTACCTATGAGATCGCCAAAAGTGATTTGGGTGGAACAAATTCATGGACACGTCATTTCGCTTATGTAGCCTTGACTGTGGCTGATAACCAGACCCCTGTATTTAATAAGTGGTCTGAAAACTATGTAGGTATTTTTAGAGCCAACCAGGTAATTGATAATGTACCAACAATGGATGCTTTATCAGAGGAGACAAAAACGGAAATCCTTGCAGAAGCGAGGTTTTTGAGAGCATTTTTCTACTTTGACTTAGCGCATTCATTTGGTCAAGCGATTATCAGAACCACATCAGATGATGAGACGCATAAAGGATTGTCTTCAATTGCTGAAATAAATGAGCAAGTAATTATCCCTGATCTTGAATATGCCATGGCACATTTGCCACAAACAAGACCAGATGCTGAATTAGGACGAGTAACATGGGGGGCAGCAACTACTTTGTTAGGGAAAACTTATTTGTACGACAAAGAATGGGCTAGTGCTGCTGAGAACTTTAAGAAGGTCATAGACTCTGGACTTTATAGCCTCACTTCAAACTTTGGCGATAACTTTAGACATGATATGCCTTACAATTCTGAGGCAATTATGGAAGTCCCTTACGATGGAAGTATTAACCCTGGAAGTGGTAATCCTCATTATATAGATGATGACCCGAATGCAGCAGGAGGAGAGTCAACTTCTTTGGCAAGATGGTATGGCCCTTATTCTTTGGGCGGTTGGCAAGTCGTGATGCCTACCTATTGGATTCATGAATTGATGACTGCAGATGAAGTAGCTGGAGGCGGACAATCATCTAGGTATTTGGCAACTCTTGCGGGCAGAGATTTAGAAGGTTTATACTATGGAGAATCAGGATCGGAATTAAAGTCTGATGTTCCGAGACGTTGGAATTTTGGTGAGAGTTCTTATGTGAAGAAATACACGAATTGGTATCACTTAGGTGAGGAAAATAATGAGTGGAGGTCTTCAATCAATTACAAGCATATGAGACTGGCAGATGTGTACTTGATGTATGCAGAAGCAGTGCTTGAAGGCGAGCAAAATGTAGAAACAGCCATTGACTATATTGATATGGTCAGAGAAAGAGCTGGTGTCATCACGCTTCAAGAATACATGGATACAAATGGTACGATTCCTCAGTTGCATGTTAGCCAAGATTTATATGGAACAAGACCAGAAGTTGTGGCTAATGTAGATAATATTAGAACTCACTTAAGAATGGTAGAAAGACCAACTGAGTTGGCTTTTGAAAATGTGAGATGGAGAGATTTAGTGAGATGGGGTGTAGTTGGCGAAGTTCTTACGTCGCATCACAATGACGAAGTTGCTAGAACAGCAATTGGAGCAGATCCTTCAAGAGCACCTTTATTCATCGAGCAACGTATCAGACCTGACTTTGTCAGCAATCACTCGAATTACAGTGCTGAAGATGATGATTATTTCCCGATTCCTGCAGCAGAAGTTCAAGCTAATGATGCTCTTTAA